Genomic window (Streptosporangium brasiliense):
CTCGCGGCCATCCCCGGTGACCGTCTCACCCTGCGCCTGGACCACCGCCCCGACCTGTTCACCGCGGTCCAGGCCCGGCTGCTGCTGGAGCGCATGCGGCTGCTGCTCACCACGCTGGTCACCGCCCCGGAGACGCCGGTCGGTCGGCTCGGCGTCCTGGACGCCGCCGAGCACCGCCAGATCGTCGAGGAGTGGAACGACACCGGCGCGCCGGTGCCCCGCCGTACGCTGCCCGAGCTCTTCGAGACCACGGCCGCGCGGGTCCCCGACGCCACCGCGCTCGTGGACGGCGAGACGGTCCTGACCTATGCCCGGCTCAACCGGCGGGCGAACCGGCTGGCGCGGCTGCTGGCCGAGCGCGGGGCCGGGCCGGAGCGTCTGGTCGCGCTGGTGCTGCCCCGATCCGCGGACCTGGTCGTCGCGGCACTGGCCGTGGCCAAGGCGGGTGCCGCCTACCTGCCGGTCGACCCGGACTATCCGGCGGAGCGGATCGCCCACATGCTCGCCGACGCCGCTCCTTCCTCGGTGATCGACGAGGCGTTCCTGGCCGATGCAGATGTGTCCGGGTATTCGGCGGAGAACCTCGACGTACGGCTCGCGCCGGAGAACCCCGCCTACGTGATCTACACCTCGGGTTCGACCGGGCGCCCCAAGGGCGTCGTCGTGACCCACGAGGGCATCGCCGCGTTCGCGGCCGCGCAGACCGACCGGCTCCGGGTCGGCCCGGACAGCCGGGTGCTCCAGTCCGCCTCGCCCAGCTTCGACGCCTCGGTCATGGAGATGCTCATGGCCTTCGCCGCGGGGGCCGCGCTCGTCATCCTCCCGCACGGCGTGTACGGCGGGGCGGGGCTGGCCGGGGTGCTGGAGAGCGGGCGGATAACCCATGCCCTGATCCCGCCCGCGACCCTGGCGAGCGTGCCGGAGACGGCGCTGCCGGAGCTGCGGACCCTGGCGGTCGGCGGGGAGGCCTGCGGAGCCGGCCTGGTCGACCGCTGGGCTCCGGGCCGCCTGATGATCAACGCGTACGGCCCCACCGAGGCCACGATCGCCGCGACGATGAGCGGTCCCCTGACCCCGGGCGAGACCCCGCCGATCGGTTCCCCGCTCCGGGACGCCCAGGTGTATGTGCTGGACGCGTGGCTGCGGCCGGTCCCGGTGGGGGTGGCCGGGGAGCTGTATCTGGCCGGGCCCGGCCTGGCCCGGGGGTATCTGGGGCGGGCGGGGTTGACGGCGGAGCGGTTCGTGGCGTGTCCGTTCGGGGCGGTGGGGGAGCGGATGTATCGCACGGGTGATGTGGTGCGGTGGCGTCCGGAGGGGTGTCTGGAGTATGTGGGGCGGTCCGATCTTCAGGTGAAGGTGCGGGGGGTCCGGATCGAGCCGGGTGAGATCGAGAGCGTGCTGGCCCGGCATCCGGCGGTGTCGCAGGTGGCGGTGGTGGTGCGGGAGGACCGGCCGGGGGACCGGCGGCTGGTCGCCTACGTGGTCCCCGCTCCGGCGGGTCCGGTCCGGGAGGAGGCGGTCTCCGCGCCGGTAGCGGCGGCGTTCTCGTCCTCGCCGTCGTCGTCCTCGTCGTCGGCCTTGCTGGCCTCGTCGGCCCCCTCCTTGGAGGTGGATGTGGCGGGGGTGCGGCGGTTTGTGGCGGGGGTGTTGCCGGAGTTCATGGTGCCGTCGGTGGTGGTGGTGTTGGGGGCGTTGCCGGTGACGGTGAACGGGAAGTTGGATCGGGCGGCGTTGCCGGTGCCGGAGGTGGGGGGTTCGGGGCGGGGGCCGCGGACGCCGGTGGAGGAGATTTTGTGTGGGGTGTTCGCGGAGGTGTTGGGGGTGTCGGGGGTGGGGGTGGAGGAGTCGTTTTTTGCGTTGGGTGGGGATTCGTTGTCGGCGACGCGGTTGGTGAGTCGGGTGCGGTCGGTGTTGGGGGTGGAGGTGCCGGTGCGGGCGGTGTTCGAGTCCGGGTCGGTGGCGGGGTTGGCGGTGTGGGTGGCGGGGGTGTCGGGGGTGGGGGTGCGGCCGGGGGTGCGGTCGGGGGGGCGGTCGGGGTGGGTGCCGTTGTCGTCGGGGCAGCGGCGGTTGTGGTTTTTGAATCGGTTGGAGCCGGGGTCGGCGGTTTATAACTTGCCGGTGGTGTTGCGGTTGTCGGGTGGGGTGGATGTGGGGGTGTTGCGGGCGGCGTTGGGGGATGTGGTGGTGCGGCATGAGAGTTTGCGGACGGTGTTTCCCGAGGTGGGTGGGGTGGCGTGTCAGCGGGTCCTCGACCCCGCCGCGCCCCCGGTCGAAGTGGTCCAGGCCGGAGGCGACCGGCTCGGCCCGGCTCTGATGGCGGCGGTGGGGCGGGGCTTCGATCTGGCCGTGGAGCCGCCCCTGCGGGTCTGCCTGTTCGAGGTCGACGCCTCGACCCATGTCCTGCTGCTCGTGCTGCACCACATCGCGGCGGACGGCTGGTCGATGGCGCCGCTGGCCCGCGACGTGGTCGTGGCCTATGCGGCGCGTTCCGGGGGTCGGGCTCCGTCGTATGCGCCGTTGCCGGTGCAGTATGCCGATTACGCGTTGTGGCAGCGGGAGTTGCTGGGGGAGGAGTCGGATCCGGGGAGTCTGGTCAGCGCGCAGGTGGCGTTCTGGCGTTCGGCGCTGGCGGGGCTGCCCGAGGAGATCACGCTGCCGGCCGACCGTCCGCGCCCGGCGGTGGCGTCGTACCGAGGGGAGACGGTCCGTTTCGAGATCGGGCCCGATCTGCACCGGGGGCTGATCGGGGTGGCGCGGGAGGCGGGGGCGAGCCTGTTCATGGTGGTGCAGGCGGCGCTGGCGGCCCTGCTGACCCGGCTGGGTGCCGGGAATGACATCCCGATCGGGTCGGTGGTCGCGGGCCGGACCGATGAGGCGTTGGATGATCTGGTGGGGATGTTCGTCAACACGTTGGTGTTGCGGACCGACACCGGTGGGGATCCGAGTTTCCGGGAGCTCGTCGGCCGGGTGCGGGAGACGGATCTGGCGGCGTACGCGCATCAGGATCTGCCGTTCGAGCGGTTGGTGGAGATCGTCAACCCGGTCCGGTCGATGGCCCGCCACCCCCTGTTCCAGGTGATGCTCGCCTTCCAGAACAATCCCCCCGCCGTCCTGGAAGTGGACGGTCTGTCCATCGGCGTGGAGCCGTTCACCCCGGCCACCGCCAAGTTCGACCTCCAGTTCACCCTCGCCGAGCGTCCCGAGGGGGGCATCGAGGGCGGTCTGGAGTTCAGCCTCGACCTGTTCGACCGGCGGACGGCCGACGACATCGTCACCCGCTTCCACCTGCTCCTGGAAGCCGTGGTCGCCGACCCCGGCGCCCCCATCGGCCGGATCGAGATCCTCACCCCCGCCGAGCGCCTGACGATTCTCGGCGACTGGGCCGGCACCGGCGCCGCCCCCGTCCCGTCCACCATCGTGGACCGCTTCGAGGCGCAGGTGGCGCGGTCGCCGCATGCGGTGGCGGTGGTGGGGGTGGATGAGGAGGTGTCGTACGGGGAGTTGGACGCGCGGGCGGGTGCGCTGGCGGAGGTGTTGGTGGGGTTGGGGGTGGGGCCGGAGCGGTGTGTGGCGTTGGCGGTGCCGCGGTCGGTGGAGTTGGTGGTGGCGGTGGTGGCGGTGCTGAAGGCGGGGGGCGCCTATGTGCCGGTGGATCCGGGTTATCCGGCCGATCGGGTGGGGTGCATCGTCGAGGACGCGGCTCCGGTGCTGGGGGTGGCCACCCCGGACACCGAAGGGGTGCTGGCCCCGTACGGCCGGCGGGTGCCGCTGCCGGACGCCGCGTCACCGTTCTCGGTGTTCTCGCTGCGCGGGGTCTCCTCCCGCGACGCTTCTGCGGCGGTCGCGGCGCCCGACGGGGAGGACGGGCGGCAGCGGCAGGCGGTGCCCGCCGTGGAGGGACCGGCCGGGGACGGCGCCGGCGCGGCGGGCCCGGGTGACGGCCGGGGCGTCGCCGGGGCGGGGCGGCTGCTTCCGGCTCATCCGGCGTATGTGATCTTCACGTCGGGGTCGACGGGGCGGCCGAAGGGGGTGGTGGTCTCGCATGGGGCGGTGACGCGGTTGCTGGCCTCGACGGAGGGGTGGTTCGGTTTCGATGAGACCGATGTGTGGGCGTTGTTCCATTCCTATGCGTTTGATTTCTCGGTGTGGGAGTTGTGGGGGGCGTTGCTGTACGGCGGGCGGTTGGTGGTGGTGCCGTTCGAGGTGAGTCGGTCGCCGGGGGAGTTCGTGCGGTTGGTGGCCGATCGGGGGGTGACGGTGCTCAATCAGACGCCGTCGGCGTTCTACCAGTTCGCCCAGGCCGAGCGGGACAACCCGGGGATGGAGCTGTCGCTCCGTCATGTGATCTTCGGCGGTGAGGCGCTGGAGGTCTCCCGGCTCGCCGACTGGCACGGCCGGGGCGTCTCGCTGGTGAACATGTACGGGATCACCGAGACCACGGTGCATGTCACTCATGCGCTGCTGACTCCGGACAGCCCCGCCGGTCTGATCGGGACCGGGATCCCGGATTTGCGGGTGTATGTGCTGGATGGGGGGTTGTGTCCGGTGCCGCCGGGGGTGGTGGGGGAGTTGTATGTGGCGGGGGCGGGGTTGGCGCGGGGGTATGTGGGGCGGGCTGCGCTGACGGCGGAGCGGTTCGTGGCTGATCCGTTCGGTGGGGCGGGTGGGCGGATGTATCGGTCGGGGGATCTGGCGCGGTGGGATCGTGCGGGGCGGTTGGAGTATCTGGGCCGGGCTGATGCGCAGGTGAAGGTGCGGGGGTTCCGGATCGAGTTGGGGGAGATCGAGAGCGTGCTGGTGCGGCATCCGGCGGTGTCGCAGGTGGCGGTGGTGGTGCGGGAGGACCGGCCGGGCGACCGTCGCCTCGTCGCCTACGTGGTCCCCGCTCCGGGCTCCCCGGAGTCAGTCGCGGGACATGACCGTGCGGCGCCGGATGCTTCCGCCGTGGTGGGACATGACCGTGCGGCGCCGGATGCTTCCGCGGGTGACCGGGTGGCGCCGCCTGCTCCCGCC
Coding sequences:
- a CDS encoding non-ribosomal peptide synthetase, producing the protein MTQVQDILPLSPLQQGLFFHALHDEHDVYTAQVTLDLDGPLDVPALRSAAARLLERHPNLRAAFWHQDLSRPVQVIPERVEPSWREVTSADAEGVAAEERARPFDLATPPLIRSVLVRLAPDRHRLILTNHHILLDGWSTPLLVAELLALYLGVAAPAAPPYKGYLAWLARQDRDAARRAWDRALDGIEGPTLIAPGAATPVPPDKVSLELDTTLTAALTRLARRRGITVNTVLQGLWGVLLSRLTGRDDVVFGAIVSGRPPELPGVERMIGLFINTLPVRVRLRPEEPVGELLERLQDEQAELLPHHHLGLTEIYRGVLFDTVTVLENYPFDASAADTALGDVRLTGFGSVDAHHYPLALAAIPGDRLTLRLDHRPDLFTAVQARLLLERMRLLLTTLVTAPETPVGRLGVLDAAEHRQIVEEWNDTGAPVPRRTLPELFETTAARVPDATALVDGETVLTYARLNRRANRLARLLAERGAGPERLVALVLPRSADLVVAALAVAKAGAAYLPVDPDYPAERIAHMLADAAPSSVIDEAFLADADVSGYSAENLDVRLAPENPAYVIYTSGSTGRPKGVVVTHEGIAAFAAAQTDRLRVGPDSRVLQSASPSFDASVMEMLMAFAAGAALVILPHGVYGGAGLAGVLESGRITHALIPPATLASVPETALPELRTLAVGGEACGAGLVDRWAPGRLMINAYGPTEATIAATMSGPLTPGETPPIGSPLRDAQVYVLDAWLRPVPVGVAGELYLAGPGLARGYLGRAGLTAERFVACPFGAVGERMYRTGDVVRWRPEGCLEYVGRSDLQVKVRGVRIEPGEIESVLARHPAVSQVAVVVREDRPGDRRLVAYVVPAPAGPVREEAVSAPVAAAFSSSPSSSSSSALLASSAPSLEVDVAGVRRFVAGVLPEFMVPSVVVVLGALPVTVNGKLDRAALPVPEVGGSGRGPRTPVEEILCGVFAEVLGVSGVGVEESFFALGGDSLSATRLVSRVRSVLGVEVPVRAVFESGSVAGLAVWVAGVSGVGVRPGVRSGGRSGWVPLSSGQRRLWFLNRLEPGSAVYNLPVVLRLSGGVDVGVLRAALGDVVVRHESLRTVFPEVGGVACQRVLDPAAPPVEVVQAGGDRLGPALMAAVGRGFDLAVEPPLRVCLFEVDASTHVLLLVLHHIAADGWSMAPLARDVVVAYAARSGGRAPSYAPLPVQYADYALWQRELLGEESDPGSLVSAQVAFWRSALAGLPEEITLPADRPRPAVASYRGETVRFEIGPDLHRGLIGVAREAGASLFMVVQAALAALLTRLGAGNDIPIGSVVAGRTDEALDDLVGMFVNTLVLRTDTGGDPSFRELVGRVRETDLAAYAHQDLPFERLVEIVNPVRSMARHPLFQVMLAFQNNPPAVLEVDGLSIGVEPFTPATAKFDLQFTLAERPEGGIEGGLEFSLDLFDRRTADDIVTRFHLLLEAVVADPGAPIGRIEILTPAERLTILGDWAGTGAAPVPSTIVDRFEAQVARSPHAVAVVGVDEEVSYGELDARAGALAEVLVGLGVGPERCVALAVPRSVELVVAVVAVLKAGGAYVPVDPGYPADRVGCIVEDAAPVLGVATPDTEGVLAPYGRRVPLPDAASPFSVFSLRGVSSRDASAAVAAPDGEDGRQRQAVPAVEGPAGDGAGAAGPGDGRGVAGAGRLLPAHPAYVIFTSGSTGRPKGVVVSHGAVTRLLASTEGWFGFDETDVWALFHSYAFDFSVWELWGALLYGGRLVVVPFEVSRSPGEFVRLVADRGVTVLNQTPSAFYQFAQAERDNPGMELSLRHVIFGGEALEVSRLADWHGRGVSLVNMYGITETTVHVTHALLTPDSPAGLIGTGIPDLRVYVLDGGLCPVPPGVVGELYVAGAGLARGYVGRAALTAERFVADPFGGAGGRMYRSGDLARWDRAGRLEYLGRADAQVKVRGFRIELGEIESVLVRHPAVSQVAVVVREDRPGDRRLVAYVVPAPGSPESVAGHDRAAPDASAVVGHDRAAPDASAGDRVAPPAPARGAGPGAVLEAGEVRRFAAGVLPDYMVPAAVVVLGALPLTVNGKLDRRALPVPEVTGSGGEPSTPREVLLCALFAEVLGVERVGVEDGFFDLGGDSIVAIQLVARAREVGVVFGPRDVFRHQSVRELAAVATDEESVVGEPEGAGVGPLPPTPIMAWLDGLTGPTDDFSQTVVLQVPPDLGLDPLVDAVQAVLDHHDALRLKAPSLRELEVLPRGAVRAADCVRRVEVGVPGDGVAGGGAESGGDPGNGKSGRGDLGSGVPGDAPGDGVAGGAFGGGGLAGVVAGQAGLLRAGLDPGAGRMVGVVWVDAGPGVSGRLVVVVHHLAVDAVSWRILLPDLFAAWQAAVRGGAVALAPVPTSFRTWARRLQDEARDRAGELDLWTRMLGGGTGRLDPVLDTFGTQGHLTLELPAEVTEPLLTRLPAAFHARVNDVLLAGLALAVSRWSGQDSVLLDLEGHGREEIFPGTDLSRAVGWFTALHPVRLDPGRADWADLQGPTAARAIKRVKEQLRAVPDGGIGYGLLRHLNPDTAPELARSPVPELAFNYLGRVVAATGADWSPAPESDAVGGGHAADLALPHALEVNAVTRDTPGGPRLRATWSWAGRLYAEAEVRELAEAWFAALTGLSRHTGGGLTPSDLMVSISQEEIDAFAAELDAEWSARESA